DNA from Kitasatospora viridis:
GGTGGCCGGTGGCGTCCGTGGGCTCGGCGCCGGAGTTGTCGTACCAGATGCCGGACAGCACGCCGCCCTTCTGGTACGGCACGAACGCGGCGTTGGCCGGGCAGCTGGTGGCGCCCTTCTTCACGTTCGGGCCGTCGCACCACTGGGTGAGGTCGGCGGACCACTTCTCGCCGCCGGTGCCGATGCCCTTGAACATCTGCTGGGTGACCGGCGCGGCGCCCGCGGGGTCGCCGGAGAAGGTGGCGTTCCCGTTCTTGTCGGTGCCCTGCTTGCCCCACTGGTTGCCGTAGAAGACCAGGTAGACCTTGGACTTGCCGTCGTTCACGCCGACGCCGTCGACGCCGCCGCCGTAGGACAGGGTGTTCGGGCCGGTGGCGACCTTCGCGGCGGTGTGGGCCCGGGCCCCGTCGACCTGCGAGACGAACGGAATGGCGCCGTGGTGGGTGTGCGCACTGGCCGCGACGGCGTTCGGGGCGGCGGCCAGGAATGCTCCGGCGGCGAGGGACAGGGCGGCGACGCCGGTGAAGGCGGCGCGGGCCGAGCCGCGGAGCGTGGGGGTACCCATGATCGGGAGTTCCTCTCGTCGATCGGCCGTACCGGTTGGGGACGGTGGCACGGCCGGGAAGTGACACGGGGTCAGTGGGCGCTTCCGGAAGCGGTGGTGCGGGAGTCACCGGGCGCACGGGGGCCCCGTCGGGCCTGGTGCGCGGTTCTCCGGGCAAGCCGTTGCTGCCGCAGACGGCGGGCGGCTGGATCCACCAAGTTCTCTGCACTGAGCGGCCGTTGAGCCTCTGTCAGCGGATCCCTCGGCTTGCTTGCGGTAAAGCAAAGCAGCCCTGTCGTGACACTGTCAACATTAATCCCCCAGGTTTCTTAATTACTCGAACCGCCGTCCCCGCCGGGCGGCCGCGCAGTGACGGTGGATCAGCGGTGGGCCCGGTGACGCAGATCAGCGACCTGCCAGCCGGTAGCCGCACGACAGCGGCCGACTCCTCCCCCGGGCTGATCCCCTGACCGGGCTCCCAGCTTCGGCGGCGAATCTGAGTACTTCCCCCGTGGGCGACCCCGGGGGTGATCACCGAACGTATGGGTGTCCGCCTCGTGCCCCGACCGCTTCCAGGAGTCCCCCATGGACGCCGCCGCACCGGCCATCCGGCCGACCACCGGCCCCGTCGACCCGGCCCTGCCGCCCGCCGCGTACCTGCGCTGCCCGATCGGCGCCACGCGCGCCCGGCGCGACCAACGCGAAGCACTGGAGCACTTCGCCGCACGCCTCGGCCTGCCCGCGCCGGACTTCTACGAGGACCTCACCGCGTCCGGCGCCGAGCCGCCGCACGACCGGCCCCGGTTCCAGGCCCTCACCCGTGCCGTGCAGGACGGCAGCCACCGCCTGCTGCTGGTACCCGGCCCCTCGGTGCTCGGCGACTGCGAGGACCGGGTCCGCGACGCGCTGCGCCGGCTCACCTCGGCCGGCTGCGGCCGGATCCTGGCGCTCCCCGCCCCCGGACAACTGGTCCGGGTCGGCCGGGGACGCCGCAACGCGGGCCCGGCCTACTCCCCGGCCCGGGCCCGCCGACTGGGCTGACGGCGCATCAGGGGAACAGCGCCTGGATCCCGATCACGGCGCCGCCGCGCGCCCACTCCTCCGGCGGGAGCGGGCGCAGGCTCAGCGGGCAGCGGGCGGCCGCCTTGAAGCAGAGCTCCGCGTAGGCCTCCCGGATCGGGCCGTCGAGCAGGTCGAGGGTGTCGGACGACTCCGCCGCGATGACCACGCGCTCGGGGCCGAACAGGGTCACCAGGGTGGCGATGCCCGTCCCGACGGCCCGGCCGGCCCGGACGAAGGCCTCCCGCGCGCCCGGGTCGCCGTCGCGGGCGAGCCGGACGGCGCCTTCGAGGTCCAGCTCGGGGTCGCCCGCGGCCTCGCGGACGGCAGCGAGGATCGCGTCGGTGGAGGCGATCGCCTCGACGCAGCCGTTCGAGCCGCAGCGGCACGCCGGGCCGTCCGGGTCGACCCGGACGTGGCCCAGCTCGCCGGCCGCCCCGTACGCGCCCGTCACCAGCTCGCCGTTGACGACGAGTCCGGAGGCGACCCGGGCTCCGAGGGTGACCAGCGCGAAGTACTCGGTGCCGATGCCCTCGCCGAACCAGTGCTCGGCGACGGTCAGCGCCTTGACGTCGTTCTCGACAGTGACGGTCAGGCCGGTCGCCGCCGCCACCGGCTCGGCCAGCGCGACGTCCTCCCAGCCGGGCAGCAGTTGGTGACTGACCTGCCCCGTGTCGCGGTTCGCCCAGCCGGCGACGACGATCCCCAGCTGCCGGGTCCGCTCCCTGAACTCCCCGGCACTGTCCAGCAGTTCGTCGACCAGCTCGGCCAGCTGCGCGACCACCGGGGCGGGATCGAGCCGGTCCAGCGGGCGCTCGGCGGTGGCCCTGACCCGGGCCCGCAGGTCGCAGACCGCGCCGTGCAGCGAGTCGGCGCCGATCCACACGCCGACGAAGAACTCCCGGTCCGGGGTCACCGCCAGCGGGTTCACCGGTCGGCCCGCGCCCGGGGCGGTGCGCTCCGGCGGCAGCTCGTGCAGGTAGCCGCCGTCGATCAGCGGCCGGGCCGCCTTGGTCACCGCCGTCGACGACAGACCCGTGCGCCGGGCCAGCTCCACCCTGCTGAGCGGGCTCTCGGCCAGCAGGATGGCGAGGATGGTGGTTTCCGCGGGCGCCGTGACCAGCGGGTTCGCGTGGTTCGGGAACACCTCGGCAAGGTACTTGCCGCCTGTGGCTTTGTCCACCACGGGTGCCGCCGGCCGGGGCCGGCCCTGCCGACTCCGGCTTCTCGGAGTCGTAGGTCGGGGTCCACCCGGGCGGACTCGATCGGATGACAATGCCTCACTGCGTCCGCCATGATCATCCGGCGCACTGCCGAGCTCGCGGGGGGAAGTCCTGTGGTCGCCGATACCGTACCGATGTCCGTCCGCCATGACGCCGCGTCAGGACTGTGGACCCTGACGGCGCCTCGCAGGACGCTGGGTGCGCCGGTCGTCTTCGCCGACCGGGTCTACCTCCCG
Protein-coding regions in this window:
- a CDS encoding recombinase family protein; the protein is MDAAAPAIRPTTGPVDPALPPAAYLRCPIGATRARRDQREALEHFAARLGLPAPDFYEDLTASGAEPPHDRPRFQALTRAVQDGSHRLLLVPGPSVLGDCEDRVRDALRRLTSAGCGRILALPAPGQLVRVGRGRRNAGPAYSPARARRLG
- a CDS encoding ROK family transcriptional regulator, with translation MFPNHANPLVTAPAETTILAILLAESPLSRVELARRTGLSSTAVTKAARPLIDGGYLHELPPERTAPGAGRPVNPLAVTPDREFFVGVWIGADSLHGAVCDLRARVRATAERPLDRLDPAPVVAQLAELVDELLDSAGEFRERTRQLGIVVAGWANRDTGQVSHQLLPGWEDVALAEPVAAATGLTVTVENDVKALTVAEHWFGEGIGTEYFALVTLGARVASGLVVNGELVTGAYGAAGELGHVRVDPDGPACRCGSNGCVEAIASTDAILAAVREAAGDPELDLEGAVRLARDGDPGAREAFVRAGRAVGTGIATLVTLFGPERVVIAAESSDTLDLLDGPIREAYAELCFKAAARCPLSLRPLPPEEWARGGAVIGIQALFP